The window TTGTCGGGCGCCTCGGCGAGGCGCTGGAGCATGCGGTAGGTGTCGGGCGACACGCGGCGCTCGCGGATGCCGGTGCGCTGGACGATCCACTCGTCGCTCGTCGCCATGCAGCGCGCGAGGAGGTGGTTGTCCACCACGCAGGGCGGCACGGCCATGCCGGTGCCGACGATGCGGTTCACGTCAGCGCCTGCTGAATCGCGGCGGGCGCTTGTCGAAGAACGCGGCGACCCCTTCCGCGTGGTCCTCGGAGGCGATCGCCAGCCCCTGGGCGAACGCCTCCGCCTCGAGCGCCGCGGCGAGGTCGCTCGTGGCCGCGCGGTTCAGCAGCTGCTTGTCGAGGCGCAGCGCGAGCGGCGGGCCCGCGGCGATCTTCTCGGCCAGCGCGCGCGTCGCCGCCGCCAGCTCCGCCGCCGGCACGACGCGGTTCACGAGGCCGATCCGCGCCGCCTCGGCGGCGTCGATGACGTCGCCGGTGAGGACGAGCTCCTTGGCGCGCGCCATGCCGACCACGCGCGGCAGGAGCCACGTGCCGCCGCCGTCCACGGCGAGCCCGATCTTGCAGAAGAGCTCGCCGAACTTCGCGCGGTCGGAGGCCACGATCAGGTCGCAGCAGAGCGCCAGGTTGGAGCCCGCGCCGACGGCGTAGCCGTCCACCATCGCGATGGTCGGCAGCGGATAGTGCACGAGGCGGAGCACCATCCGGTTCAGCATCTCGACGCGCCCGCGCCCCTCGGCGGCCGTGTGCCGCTGGCGCATGGTCTTCACGTCGCCGCCCGAGCAGAAGTGGCCGCCCGCGCCCGTCAGGACGACCACCCGGGAGGTCGGGTCGGCCTCGAGCTCGTCGAGGACGGCGAGCATCTCGCGCCGCATCGTCATGTCCAGCGCGTTCCGCGCCTCGGGCCGATTCATGGTGATC is drawn from Candidatus Methylomirabilota bacterium and contains these coding sequences:
- a CDS encoding enoyl-CoA hydratase; this encodes MGYETLLVERAGGIATITMNRPEARNALDMTMRREMLAVLDELEADPTSRVVVLTGAGGHFCSGGDVKTMRQRHTAAEGRGRVEMLNRMVLRLVHYPLPTIAMVDGYAVGAGSNLALCCDLIVASDRAKFGELFCKIGLAVDGGGTWLLPRVVGMARAKELVLTGDVIDAAEAARIGLVNRVVPAAELAAATRALAEKIAAGPPLALRLDKQLLNRAATSDLAAALEAEAFAQGLAIASEDHAEGVAAFFDKRPPRFSRR